TGTCGCCACTCTTAAAATAAGACAATGACAATCTATATCTCGCTCCATTTGAAAGAGAGTCTGTTCTGCCACCTGAAATTATTTTGTTATATATCTTTCTTGCTTGAAAAGGTCTTTCCGACTCATCGAAACAAAGACCAGCGCGATATTTAGCCAAAGCCCCTCTTTGGTCTTCGGCGAAATAATAGGTAAAACGCAAGTATTCTACAGCCGCTTTATCTGAATAACCAATATTGAATAATTCGTTCGCGAGTTGGAATTGATTATTCGCGGACATCTGGGCTAAACACGAAAATACCATTATGGTGATTGTCGCGACGAAACGCATTCAATATACCTTTCAATAGGATCGATCTTTTTTCCTTCTTCATTCTTTTTATATTCTTTTTGCGATAAGCTGTTATCGCGCATCAATCTATCTGAAGTTAATAATAATGCTCTCAGAGGCCCTGTTTTCTTGAAGGCTAGTTTGGAGAATTCTGAACAACTCGGTTCCATTGGGCACCTATGGGCATCTAAGTCTGTAATATATTTTTGATAGAACTCTAATAAACCTTTCGATACTATCTTTATGGTGTTATTAGAGTTATTGCCTTTTCCTTTTTCTGAAATATCAACACCTGTTGAATCGGCAAAGCTCACTCCAAACATTAAGATCAAAAATAATGGGACTATTCTTCGCAACACTCCAACTC
This genomic stretch from bacterium harbors:
- a CDS encoding membrane protein insertion efficiency factor YidD; translation: MLRRIVPLFLILMFGVSFADSTGVDISEKGKGNNSNNTIKIVSKGLLEFYQKYITDLDAHRCPMEPSCSEFSKLAFKKTGPLRALLLTSDRLMRDNSLSQKEYKKNEEGKKIDPIERYIECVSSRQSP